The following is a genomic window from Amycolatopsis sp. BJA-103.
CGGCGAAGAGCCACGGCACCACGTTCTCCGACGCGGTCTTGAACAGCCCGAGCCGGTGCGCGACCCACGGAAGCGTGATCGAGACGGCCACGATCGCGACGGCGACCAGCAGGGCGGCGGCGAGGTCGGCGTCAGGCCGGTTCCTGATCAAGAAGAAGAGCGTCGGCGGAACGTCGAAGGCGAGCGCGATGAACCCGCCGATGACGGCGAAGCCCAGCCCGCCGAAGAGCGCGACGTGCTTCTTCGTCCACAACGCGACCAGGGCCAGCAAGACCCCTTCGCCGATCAGGATCGCCGAACGGGCGCTGCCGTCGAAGAGCGTCATCGTCGTCTGCAAGGCCGCGAGGAGCCCCGCGGCGCCCGCGAGGTCGCCGGTCCAGCCGTTGAGCCACTGGCCCGCCGCCCACACGCCCAGCAGCACCAGCGCGACCGACGCGGTGACGAGCACGGCCGACGTCTTCGGCAGGAACAGCGCGGCGAGCAACGACGGCGCCGGTGCGACGGCGAGCAGGGCGAGCGCGGCGGCGTCACCGGGACGCTTGGTGGTGACGATCAGGGCGAGCGTGAGTCCGACGGCACCCGCGGCCAGCGCGGCGGCGGTGTTGGCGACGCTGCCGCCGAAGCCGGTGAACGCCGTGCTGAAGATCGACGCGACCAGCGGCGGGATCCCGGCGGCGACCGCGACCGACGGCCACGACTGGCGCAGCTGCACCGGCGTCGAGGCGACCTGGACCACCAGCAGGAACGCGACCAGTTCGGGGGTGAAACCCTGCGTGATCAACGGCGCGCAGACCACACAGCCGAGCACGACGGCCGTCGCGAGCAGCGACGACTTCCACCGCACGGCCAGCAGCAACCCGCCCACCGCGATCAGGAGCCCGATCGCGAGACCGGCGTAGGCCGGGAGGTACTCGTACATCGTCGTCGCGGCGATGGCGTCGAGGTACAACGCCCCGATCCCGGTCGCGGCGAGCGCGAACGCGCCGGTGCGGCCCGCCGGGGTGCGGTGCAGCTTCAGGCCGATCCCGACCAGCGTGAGGCCGAGGACGGCGCCCCCGATCACCCGCGGCAGCGGTCCGAACCAGCCGCGCTGGATGGCGAGCACGAGGAACAGCACGATGCCGAGCAACGTGACCGCGCCGCCGACCCAGGCCAGCAGCCTGCTGCCGGCGCCCTCCTTGCTCAGCTTCTCGGACAGCGTGGTCCTCGGGACCGGCTGATACGGGCGGTACGGGGGCTGCGGGTACTGCTGGCGGTTCTGCTGCTGCTGCTGCCACTGCGCGTACTGGGCCTGCTGGTACTGGGCCTGGTACTGAGGGTGCTGCGGGTGCGTGAAGTACCGCGGGTACGGCTGCTGCGGGATCTGGGGCTGAGGCTGCTGGTGCGGCTGGGCCTGGAGGGGCGGCACCTGCGGTTGGGCTTGTTGCGGCTGCGCGGGCGGCGTCGGGGCCTGCTGCGCCTGCGGTGGCGTTTGCGGCTCGGCGGGCTGCTCGGCCTGCTCCTTGGGCGCCTGCTCAGGCGCCTCTTCGTGCGTCGGTTCCGCTTCGGACCGGGCGGTCCGCAGCTCCGTACCGACCCGCGCGAGGCGGGCCCCAAGGTCGTCGATCTCCCCGGCGAGCCTGAGGAGCACATCCCCATCGGTGGTCATGGCGAACAGCATGCGGCTTCAGGGCCGCCGCGGGATCCGTAGCACTACTCAATCGTGATGACGATGTGGTCGCGACCTGCAAGATCATCGGTCGCCGGCCACCCGGCGGTTTCTCCATACTGGTCTGATGAACCCGGGTGACACGCTGTTCAGCTCGTCTCGCCATTTCCAGCTGTGGAGCTACGGCGCGGGACACTCGGAGCTGATACTCCGGTCGAGATTCCCGCCGGACGAGACCCCGGTCGAGCTCTACTTCGAAGCCGTCCGATCGGTGCACTTCGACAGACTCGACTTTCCCGAGCTGACGGTCTACCGAGCCGAAGACGAGGTTCTCCAGAGCGAGCGGTACAGATTCCCCTACCTGCGGATCGAACTGAGGTCGCCGGACCACACGGGCGTGGTCGTCGCCAGCAGTTTGACCTACATCGACGGGACCCGCGTCAAGGGGACGAGGGCGTGGTCCGTTGGTCGCCCCGCTTGGTGGACCGAAGTGGCCGACCTGACGACAGGCGTTACGAAGGGGTGAGCTCTTGGCCGCGTAGACGCGGAGCGCCTGCCTGCCAGAGGAGGAACCGGAAAGACGGACTTCGCCGCTGGTCCGGATGATCAGGTCCAGCTCCGGACTACCCGCTGTGTAGAGGTGGGAGGAAAGTGAGTCCACGGAAACGGCTTCCGCGCTACCGAATTCGGTTACCGTCGACGTGTCACCGGAGCGGTTTCCCGGTGACCAAGAGTGCGATGCCGTGGGCATCACACGAGCCGCGAGGCCAGGTGCACCCGGGGAATACCGGGACCCTGGCCTTACGCACGTCACAGGAACTCGGGTCTTGTTCGCGCGGCGAGAAACCTCGAGCTGCCGACACCGGCGGTACGGCAGGATCGGGGCATGACCACAATCGAGGTGGTACTCGGTGACATCACGCACGAGCATGTCGACGCAGTCGTGACGGCGGCGAACGAGTCGCTTCTGGGCGGCAGCGGTGTGGATGGGGCGATTCACCGCACGGCCGGTCCCGAACTGGCCGAGGCCGGCAGCGTGATCGCCCCCTGCGAACCGGGGGACGCCAAGGCGACACCCGCGTTCGGCCTCGCGCCGATCAAACACGTCATCCATACCGTCGGCCCCGTCTGGGACGGCGGCACCTATGGCGAGGCCGACCTGCTGTCGTCGTGCTATCGCCGCAGCCTCACGGTCGCGGACGAGCTAGGGGTACGCAGTATCGCCTTCCCGGCGATCTCGACCGGAATCTACGGCTACCCGCCGGATCAGGCCGCGAGGATCGCGGTCCGCACGCTGCGCGAGACGCCGACGGCGGTCGAGCTGATCCGCCTGGTCGCCTTCGACGAAGAGACCTACGAGCTCCTCACCGCCGCCGCGGCCAAGCGGCCGTGAAACTGACGAGGCGATCGCACCGTATGCCGACACGCTCACCACGTGACCTAGGTCATCAGCGACAATGGAGGACGTGACAGCCACCCTGAGCAAGCCCAGCCTGAAGATCGGCCCCTACGAGGTCGATCCCCCGGTCGTGCTCGCTCCCATGGCGGGCATCACCAACGTCGCCTTCCGGCAGCTGTGCCAGGAGTACGGCGCGGGCATCTACGTCTGCGAGATGATCACCGCCCGCGCGGTGGTCGAGCGCCACCCCGGCACCATGCACATGATGACCTTCGGCGAGAACGAAAAGCCCAGGTCCATGCAGCTTTACGGGGTCGACCCCAAGACGATGGCCGAAGCCGTCCGCATCATCACCGGCGAGGGTCTCGCCGACCACATCGACAGCAACTTCGGCTGCCCGGTGGCGAAGGTGACGCGCAAGGGCGGCGGCGCGGCGTTGCCGTTCAAGCGCAAGCTGTTCGCCGACATCGTGCGCGAGTCGGCGAAGGCCGCGGCCGAGGCGGGCGTGCCGTTCACGGTCAAGTTCCGCGTGGGCATCGACGACGACCACCTGACGTACCTCGACGCCGGGCGCATCGCCGAGGCCGAGGGCGCGGCGGCGGTCAGCCTGCACGCGCGCACCGCCGCGCAGCGCTACTCCGGTCAGGCCGACTGGACGAAGATCGCCGCCCTCAAAGAAGCGGTCACGAGCATCCCGGTGCTCGGCAACGGCGACATCTTCTCGGCCGAGGACGCGCTGCGCATGGTCGACGAGACCGGCTGCGACGGCGTCGTGGTCGGTCGAGGCTGCCTGGGCAGGCCGTGGCTGTTCGGCGAACTGGAAGCCGCCTTTGCCGGGCGCGCGCAGCCCACACCGCCGAATCTCGGCGAGGTCGCCAAGGTGCTGCGCCGCCACACGGAACTGCTCGTCGAACACGACGGCCACGACAAGGCCATGCGCGACATCCGCAAGCACATGGCCTGGTACTTCATGGGTTTCCCGGTCGGCTCCGAACTTCGCCGCGGTTTCGCGATGCTGTCCAGTTTGGACCAGCTCGACGACCTGATCGCCCAGCTCGACCACGAGGCGCCGTTCCCCAGCGCGGCCACCGGTCCGCGCGGGCGGCAGGGATCGCCGGGCAAGGTCACGCTGCCGCACGGCTGGCTCGACGATCCGGACGACGACTGCGTCCCCGAGGCCGAGGACATGCACTCGGGGGGCTAGGCAACGAAAAACGCTCCCGCCGGTCGTGCGGGCGGGAGCGTCTTCGTTCACGACTCAGGTGCCCCTGGTCTTGTAGGCGAACTTCCACTGGCCGTGGTCGACCTCGAAGCACCGCATGGTGATCGTGTAGTACCGGGCCATATTGCTCTGTTCGATCTGACAACTGCTCAGAGTCGAGAACGGCCCGAGCTGACACCCGGGATTTCCGTCACAGACCCCCGCGATCGAAACAGGTGTTCCTTCGGCCACCGCGACATTCGCCGTGGCGACACCGATTCCGCCCGCGAGCGCGACGGAAGCGGCGCCGGCGGCGAGCCGGCGCCTCCAGCTGTTCGACATGTACTACCCCAGTTTCCCCAGTGCGGCCGAGAGCCGGCCGCGGTGATCATTAGAAGGGAATCGGACACACGCCGTCAATCCCTCGCCGGTCGCCCGAAACCGCCCCCGTAAAGTCGTCGTCGTGATCGAGCAGCTGAGCATCCCGACCGCGGCCGGTACCTTCGACGCCATCGCGGCCGGCCCCGAGGACGGCCGCCCTGTCCTGCTGCTACACGGTTTTCCCGAGGCCGCGGTCGAATGGGAGCACCAGGTCGCGACGCTCGGCGTGCTCGGATATCGCGCGGTGGCACCGGATCAGCGCGGCTACTCGCCGGACGTCCGGCCGGAGCAGGCCTCCGAATACGGTATCGACGAACTCGTCGGTGACGTCCTCGCGATCGCGGATCGTTTGGGGTGGAACGAATTCGATCTCGTCGGACACGATTGGGGCGGCGCCGTCGCGTGGTGGACGGCCGACGCGCATCCCGGCAGGCTCCGCAGTCTCGCCGTCGTTTCGACGCCGCACCCGGCGGCGCTGGCGGAGGCCATGAAGACCGACGAGGACCAGCATCTCCGTTCGGGGTACATGACCGAGTGGCGGCAGACCCGCGTCACCGAACGGCGGATGCTCGAGAACAACGCCGACGCGCTGCGCCGCATCTTCGACTGGAAGGTGTCGCCGAGCAAGATCGACGAGTACGTCCGGCGACTGTCCGAACCGGGCGCGCTGACAGCGGCGCTCAACTGGTACCGCGCCGGCCGTCCCGGCGGGAAGATCGGGCCGATCGAGGTCCCGACGCTCTACATCTGGAGCACCGAGGACGCCGCCTTCGGTTCGACGGCCGCGCTCGACACCGCGAACCGCGTCACCGGCCCGTACCGCTTCGAGATGATCGAGGACGCCTCCCACTGGGTGGTGGAAGAGGCACCCGAGGCCGTCACTTCTTTGCTAGTGGAGCACCTCTCGTCCCACTAACAGGGGTAACTCTGGTCGCGGTACCGGTTACAGCGAGCCTGCTGGTTCAGTGGGTCCGGTGAACAACGCGACCGAAGTGGACACCGAACGCATCGTCTATGTCACCGAGGACGGCGAGCCGACCGGCGAAACCGCGCCCAAACTGTCCGCGCACCACGAGAACACCCGGCTGCACCTGGCGTTCTCCTGCTATCTGTTGCGCAGCAGCGACCAGGCCCTGCTCATCACCAGCCGCGCCGCGTCGAAGAAGGTGTGGCCGCGGGTATGGACCAACAGTGTCTGCGGGCACCCCGCACCGGGTGAACCGATCGAGGAGGCCGTCCGGCGCCGCGCCGCCTTCGAGCTCGGGCTTCCCCGGCTGGACGGGCTCCGGTGCGTCCTTCCGGCGTACCGCTACCGGACACCACCGTTCGAGGGCGTGGTCGAGAACGAGTTCTGCCCGGTCTTCGTGGCCTGGGTCGACGAAGACCCGGAACCGCATCCGGACGAAGTCGGCGACTGGCGGTGGCTGAGCTGGAGTGATTACGCACTGTTGCTGAATGATGATGTGACAGACGTGAGTTACTGGGCGAAAGATCAGTTTTCGCAGCTCAAAGACGTCGAGCCGTTTTCGGCCTTACAGAACGGCACTTCGGTGCGTGACAATGGTGCGAAACCGTCGTCCACTTGAGCGATATTCACTTCGGACCGTACCGATACCTCAAGAGCCGCCTCCTATACGACGAAAACCAATTCGTGGCGGAGGTGAACGTGGTAGCCGACGACGAGGCCGCGTTCCCACCGGGCGCGCCGAGTACCGATCTGCTCAGCCTCCACGAGTCGATCGCCGGGGTTCTCGCCACCCAGGGTGACTGGCGACGCGCCTACCACCACCTCAAATCCGCCTTCGACCTCGCCCGTGCCGGCAGCCTGCGGGACACGCTGACGTCCAGCTACAACCGCCGTTACCTCGACCAATGGCTGCACGGCCCGGCCGTCGAACACCGCGGCCCGCCGGGGATCGCGATCGCGCTGGTGGACCTCGACCTGTTCAAGGGCGTCAACGACACTTTCGGGCATCTGGTGGGCGATCGGGTGCTGCGCGAGGTGGCCGACCTGCTGCAACAGGGACTTCCGCCCGAGGCCTTCTGCGCTCGCTACGGCGGTGAGGAGTTCGCGCTCGTCATCCCGGACGTCGACGCCGCCCGCGCGGTGCGCATCGCCGACACCGCCCGTATCCGGGTGGCCCGCCATCCGTGGCCGCGGATCCGGCCCGGCCTCTCGGTGACGATCAGTGTCGGGCTCGCGCACGAGATTCACGCGGAACCGGATCGCACGGTGGAACCCGAGCGGCAGTTGCGCCGCGCCGACGCTTTGTTGTATATGGCGAAACGGGCAGGCCGGAACAAAGTGGCCTATCACGATAAGGAATCGTCGCAGATGATTCCCCACACGATGAACGCCGCGGAGTCCGCGGGCGCCTAGCCACTCACTCGGTTAACCGTCGCACTCTGCGTAACGGTTCCTCCCTTTTAACGCAGCTTTAACCAGGACCGCTCACCCGATCGCATGGACCGTTCGGCGCTTATCGGTACCTTGGGTGAAGAAAATTCCGGGATGGTTGTCGTCACGAACCTGAGGTGTCCGTACGATAACGAAAGAGCTTCGACGCCAGTTGTGAAAGGAGACCGAGTGCCCGACGAGCACCACAACCCGGGAACCGGTCGCCACAGTCACACCGACAGAAGTGCCGGTGAGCGCGGCCGCGGCGGCCGCCGCCGCTCGATGGACACCCACGGCGGGATCAGCGTTTCCGACGTCGTCGCACGTCATACGGGTGAACGCCCGGTCTTCGACCCCGCCGCCGAGACACCCGCTCCGCGCCGTCTCCGGCAGGACGAGCCGACGCCCGAGCCGCCGAGACCCCGTCCGCGCACGGCCAGGGCGGAGGCGCCCGCGCCCCGTCGTCCCCGCCCGGCGGCCCCTGCTGCCCCTGTCGAGCCGCAGCAGCCCGCGCCTCGCGCGGCCGATCCCGCTCCGCCGCAGGCACAGACGCCGCCGCGGAACCCCCAGCCCGCCGAGGCCCCGCGCGCGCCTCGTGCCCGCCTCCCGCGCCGCTCCACGCAGGCCGCGCCCGGCCCGGAAGCACCGACGCAGCGCCGTCCGCCGGTGGTGAACCCGGGCGCGCAGCAGCAGCCCGCGGCGCCGGCACCGCCGCGCCGTCCTCGCCGCCCTGTTCAGCGCCCGGTCCAGCAGTCGCCGGTCCAGCCGCCGCCGGTCCAGCCGCCGGTCCAGCAGTCGCCGTCCCTTTCGCCCGGCGTCCCGCCGCGATCCGAGATGGACCGGCTCACGATGACCGACGAGCTCGAAGCGATCGACGACGCGACGATCACCAAGCGCAAGATCGACCACACGCTCGCCCGGTTCTCCGCCGCGCACGACGAGCTCGAAGCCGAAGAGGCCAAGAAGCGCGAGCGCCGCGAACGGCTCGCCTCGCGTCCTGCCGCGCTGCTGGAGCAGACCCGCACGGCCCTGCAGCGGGTGGTCACGACCACGGACGCCGAACCGGCCGAGAGCGCCGAGCAGTCGTCTCCGCAGACCCGCCTGCAGGAGAAGAAGGAACGCAAGACCAGGCAGGCGGCCAAGGCGGGCCGGATCTCGGCCGCCGTGATGGCCGCGCTCGTGTTCCTGTCCATCGGTTCGGCGTGGGGTGCCCAGACCTGGTTCGACGCGAAGTTCAACAACGTCGCCTCGCTCGACGAGGACTCGGCCGACATCCAGGACGCCGCGGGCCAGACCGGTGACGAGAACTTCCTGATGGTCGGCTCCGACAGCCGTGACGGCGCGGCCGCCGAAGACGGCGTCGGCGACGCGGAAAGCAACCCGGGCGCCCGTTCGGACACGGTCATGATCGCGCACGTCCCCGCCGACCGGCAGCGCGTCGTCATGGTGTCCTTCCCGCGCGACCTCGAGATCAGCCGTCCCGAATGCAAGCGCTGGGACCCGGCGACGTCGTCGTACTCGGACAAGGTCTCGCCCGCGCAGAAGATCACGAAGCTGAACACCGCCTACGCGGTCGGTGGCCCGCAGTGCGTCACGAAGGTCATCCAGCAGATCACCGGCATGAAGATGAACCACTTCGTGGGGATCGACTTCAACGGCTTCAAGTCCATGGTCGACGCCGTGCAGGGTGTCACCGTCTACAACGAGAAGCCCATCGACGACGACACCCTCGGCATGGTCATCCCGCAGGCGGGCGAGGTGCGGATCTCCGGTGACCAGGCGCTGAACTACGTCCGGGCGCGGCACGTCAAGGGCGACCCGACGTCGGACTACGGCCGGATCAAACGGCAGCAAGCCTTCCTCGGCGCGCTGCTGAAGACGGTGATGTCGAAGGACGTCATCCTGGACACCGGCAAGCTCAGCGGCTTCATCGACGCGTTCGCCAAGGCCACCTTCGGCGAGAACCTCGGCATCAACCAGATGATGACGCTGGCGAAGTCGATGAAGGGGATGGGATCGGACAAGGTCAAGTTCCTCACCGTGCCCACCACCGAAGAGGCGAACAAGCGCGGCAACGAAGTGCTGTTGCAGAGCAAATCGAAGACGCTCTTCCAGGCGTTGATCAACAACACGCCGCTGGAAGAGAAGGCCCCGGCGCCCCCGGCGGGCGATACGGAGACCGCTCCGACCGGCTCCGCCAAGACCAGCGGCTCCAAGAAGAGCGGCAGCTCAGGCTGAGGATCATTCGTTAGTCCGGGTTCACGTCAGGTTCACTCTGGGATGCGGCTTTTGGCCCCTGTTCCCCGTAGGGTTGGGCCATGCGTGAGGCTTACCATGTCGAACTCGAACAGCTCGCCGAGAACCTAGCGAGCATGTCGCTCCAGGTCGCCGACGCGATGGAACGGGCGACCCGGGCGTTGCTCGAGGTCGATCTCGGACTCGCCGAGCAGGTGATCAGCGACGACGCGAAGGTCGACGACGCGCGCGCCGAATGCGAGGAGCAGGCGTACGCGCTGCTGGCCCTGCAGGCACCCGTCGCGACCGATCTCCGGACCGTCCTCGCCGCGATCCACGCGGCGGAAAGCCTGGAGCGGATGGGCGATCTGGCGCTGCACGTGGCCAAGGCCGCGCGCCGCCGTCACCCGGACCCCGTCCTGCCCGACGCCGTGCGAGGCGACTTCGCCAAGATGGGCGAGGTGGCCGTCAAGCTGGCCCGGCAGGCCGAGCAGGTCATCAAGTCCAAGGACGTCGAGGCCGCCCGGACGATCGAGTCGGACGACGACGAGGTCGACGAGATCCACAAGCACCTGTTCACGGTCATCATGGACCGGGACTGGGACCACGGCGTCGCCGCGGCCGTGGACGTCACCCTGCTGGGCCGCTTCTACGAGCGCTTCGCCGACCACGCCGTCTCGGTCGCGCGCCGGATGATCTTCGTGGTGACCGGCAAGATGCCCGGTTACGGCCCGGACGAGCTCTAGGAGCTGAAGGGGACTTTCCCCGCATAAGACGTAACGAAGGGGCCCTTCACCGCATGTCACGCGGTGAAGGGCCCCTTCCGCTCTCCAGACGCAGACGGCTGCTTGAGGAAGAGCGTCACGCGCGAGCACGAACGAGAGTGGCCGTGAGCCCCTGGGTCGAGGTGGTCGTGAGTGGCGATTCGGGTTAGAGCCAGGAGTGTCTTTACGTACCTACTGGATTCTGGGTGCGAGTGATTGCAGGTCCGTGAAGGCCTCCTTGCCTACTCTGAAGGTAGTGAAGGAGGCCTTCACGGACTCTGTGATGCCCGGAGGCTGTGTCGCGAAAGCCACTTTCGGGACATCAGACGTCGCGAAAGTGGCTTTCGCGACACCCGAACCGGCTGGTGTTGCCTCACGGTGGCCCGGATCAGCGGCTCCTCAGTCGTGAGTGGCGATTCGGGTTAGAACCCGAATCGCCACTCACGACCACCTGTACCGACGCCCACCTGACCCCGCGCTACCGACGGCACCCCTTCCCCAAGTACGTGAAGGCCCCCTTCATTGCGTCTAACGCAATGAAGGGGGCCTTCACGTACTTGGCCGAAGACTCAGCCGAAGCGGCCCGAGATGTAGTCCTCGGTCGCCTTCTCGTCCGGGTTCGAGAAGATCTTCTCGGTGTCGTTCAGCTCCACCAGGCGACCCGGCTGGCCGACGCCCGCCAGGTTGAAGAACGCGGTCTGGTCCGAGACCCGCGCCGCCTGCTGCATGTTGTGCGTCACGATGACGATCGTGTACTCCTTCTTGAGCTCACCGATCAGGTCCTCGATGGCGAGGGTCGAGATCGGGTCGAGCGCGGAGCACGGTTCGTCCATCAGCAGCACGTCCGGCCGCACGGCGATCGCCCGCGCGATGCAGAGCCGCTGCTGCTGACCGCCGGAGAGACCGCCGCCCGGCTTGTTCAGCCGGTCCTTGACCTCGTTCCACAGGTTCGCGCCGCGCAGCGCGCGCTCGGCGACCTCGTCGAGCTGCTTCTTTCCCTTGGTACCGCCCAGGCGGAGGCCCGCCACGACGTTGTCGCGGATGGAC
Proteins encoded in this region:
- the dusB gene encoding tRNA dihydrouridine synthase DusB; translated protein: MEDVTATLSKPSLKIGPYEVDPPVVLAPMAGITNVAFRQLCQEYGAGIYVCEMITARAVVERHPGTMHMMTFGENEKPRSMQLYGVDPKTMAEAVRIITGEGLADHIDSNFGCPVAKVTRKGGGAALPFKRKLFADIVRESAKAAAEAGVPFTVKFRVGIDDDHLTYLDAGRIAEAEGAAAVSLHARTAAQRYSGQADWTKIAALKEAVTSIPVLGNGDIFSAEDALRMVDETGCDGVVVGRGCLGRPWLFGELEAAFAGRAQPTPPNLGEVAKVLRRHTELLVEHDGHDKAMRDIRKHMAWYFMGFPVGSELRRGFAMLSSLDQLDDLIAQLDHEAPFPSAATGPRGRQGSPGKVTLPHGWLDDPDDDCVPEAEDMHSGG
- the pstB gene encoding phosphate ABC transporter ATP-binding protein PstB, which encodes MAKRIDVKDVDIYYGKFHAVDGVTLSVPPRNVTAFIGPSGCGKSTVLRTLNRMHEVIPGARVEGEVLLDGEDIYGNGVDPVQVRRTIGMVFQRPNPFPTMSIRDNVVAGLRLGGTKGKKQLDEVAERALRGANLWNEVKDRLNKPGGGLSGGQQQRLCIARAIAVRPDVLLMDEPCSALDPISTLAIEDLIGELKKEYTIVIVTHNMQQAARVSDQTAFFNLAGVGQPGRLVELNDTEKIFSNPDEKATEDYISGRFG
- the idi gene encoding isopentenyl-diphosphate Delta-isomerase, which codes for MNNATEVDTERIVYVTEDGEPTGETAPKLSAHHENTRLHLAFSCYLLRSSDQALLITSRAASKKVWPRVWTNSVCGHPAPGEPIEEAVRRRAAFELGLPRLDGLRCVLPAYRYRTPPFEGVVENEFCPVFVAWVDEDPEPHPDEVGDWRWLSWSDYALLLNDDVTDVSYWAKDQFSQLKDVEPFSALQNGTSVRDNGAKPSST
- a CDS encoding DUF2339 domain-containing protein, whose protein sequence is MLFAMTTDGDVLLRLAGEIDDLGARLARVGTELRTARSEAEPTHEEAPEQAPKEQAEQPAEPQTPPQAQQAPTPPAQPQQAQPQVPPLQAQPHQQPQPQIPQQPYPRYFTHPQHPQYQAQYQQAQYAQWQQQQQNRQQYPQPPYRPYQPVPRTTLSEKLSKEGAGSRLLAWVGGAVTLLGIVLFLVLAIQRGWFGPLPRVIGGAVLGLTLVGIGLKLHRTPAGRTGAFALAATGIGALYLDAIAATTMYEYLPAYAGLAIGLLIAVGGLLLAVRWKSSLLATAVVLGCVVCAPLITQGFTPELVAFLLVVQVASTPVQLRQSWPSVAVAAGIPPLVASIFSTAFTGFGGSVANTAAALAAGAVGLTLALIVTTKRPGDAAALALLAVAPAPSLLAALFLPKTSAVLVTASVALVLLGVWAAGQWLNGWTGDLAGAAGLLAALQTTMTLFDGSARSAILIGEGVLLALVALWTKKHVALFGGLGFAVIGGFIALAFDVPPTLFFLIRNRPDADLAAALLVAVAIVAVSITLPWVAHRLGLFKTASENVVPWLFAGVCALYGAGAMVLCGALLAVPGRSGFLVGHVVITVSWTVAALVLLIRGISVVGLRVTGLVLVGAAVLKLVLFDLSALDGLARVAAFLLAGLVLLGAGTRYAKLVASR
- a CDS encoding LCP family protein produces the protein MDRLTMTDELEAIDDATITKRKIDHTLARFSAAHDELEAEEAKKRERRERLASRPAALLEQTRTALQRVVTTTDAEPAESAEQSSPQTRLQEKKERKTRQAAKAGRISAAVMAALVFLSIGSAWGAQTWFDAKFNNVASLDEDSADIQDAAGQTGDENFLMVGSDSRDGAAAEDGVGDAESNPGARSDTVMIAHVPADRQRVVMVSFPRDLEISRPECKRWDPATSSYSDKVSPAQKITKLNTAYAVGGPQCVTKVIQQITGMKMNHFVGIDFNGFKSMVDAVQGVTVYNEKPIDDDTLGMVIPQAGEVRISGDQALNYVRARHVKGDPTSDYGRIKRQQAFLGALLKTVMSKDVILDTGKLSGFIDAFAKATFGENLGINQMMTLAKSMKGMGSDKVKFLTVPTTEEANKRGNEVLLQSKSKTLFQALINNTPLEEKAPAPPAGDTETAPTGSAKTSGSKKSGSSG
- a CDS encoding alpha/beta fold hydrolase, producing MIEQLSIPTAAGTFDAIAAGPEDGRPVLLLHGFPEAAVEWEHQVATLGVLGYRAVAPDQRGYSPDVRPEQASEYGIDELVGDVLAIADRLGWNEFDLVGHDWGGAVAWWTADAHPGRLRSLAVVSTPHPAALAEAMKTDEDQHLRSGYMTEWRQTRVTERRMLENNADALRRIFDWKVSPSKIDEYVRRLSEPGALTAALNWYRAGRPGGKIGPIEVPTLYIWSTEDAAFGSTAALDTANRVTGPYRFEMIEDASHWVVEEAPEAVTSLLVEHLSSH
- a CDS encoding GGDEF domain-containing protein, translated to MAEVNVVADDEAAFPPGAPSTDLLSLHESIAGVLATQGDWRRAYHHLKSAFDLARAGSLRDTLTSSYNRRYLDQWLHGPAVEHRGPPGIAIALVDLDLFKGVNDTFGHLVGDRVLREVADLLQQGLPPEAFCARYGGEEFALVIPDVDAARAVRIADTARIRVARHPWPRIRPGLSVTISVGLAHEIHAEPDRTVEPERQLRRADALLYMAKRAGRNKVAYHDKESSQMIPHTMNAAESAGA
- a CDS encoding O-acetyl-ADP-ribose deacetylase, with the translated sequence MTTIEVVLGDITHEHVDAVVTAANESLLGGSGVDGAIHRTAGPELAEAGSVIAPCEPGDAKATPAFGLAPIKHVIHTVGPVWDGGTYGEADLLSSCYRRSLTVADELGVRSIAFPAISTGIYGYPPDQAARIAVRTLRETPTAVELIRLVAFDEETYELLTAAAAKRP
- the phoU gene encoding phosphate signaling complex protein PhoU translates to MREAYHVELEQLAENLASMSLQVADAMERATRALLEVDLGLAEQVISDDAKVDDARAECEEQAYALLALQAPVATDLRTVLAAIHAAESLERMGDLALHVAKAARRRHPDPVLPDAVRGDFAKMGEVAVKLARQAEQVIKSKDVEAARTIESDDDEVDEIHKHLFTVIMDRDWDHGVAAAVDVTLLGRFYERFADHAVSVARRMIFVVTGKMPGYGPDEL